AAAGAAGGCATTAAAAATTAAGCGTGATATTCACTTATCACAAATCCTTGACATCAGGCCAAACACGATTTCCACATGGAAAAAGAGAAATACGCTTGACTATCCTGCAGTAATTGCGGTTTGTAGGGACTATGACCTGGACCTCAACGAAATTTTACTCGAAAAAAAATCCAGAAAATCAAATGACCTTGAGAATCCGGGTGAAACCAAACTGGTAAGCCGTGAAATGCAGTTCCAATATTGCATGGCTCCGGAAGAATTGCTGGAAAAGCTTCCAAAATACAATTTCCCTTTCATTAAAGGTGATAATACCAGGGCATTCCAGGTTTTGAGCAACAACATGTTCCCGATGATAGAAGAAAATTCGTTTGTCGTTTGTGAAGAAGCGTCGCTCCAGGATATTCCTGACAATAGCCTGACTGTGATTATCAGCAGGACAAAAGGGCTTTTTATCAACCGCATCCACCGCATTGCCGATAAAAAGGATGTGTATTTACTGACAAGCGAGAATACTTTTTTCAATAATGTAAATATGAAGGCTGAGGACATTGATGAAGTCTGGCTTATCAAGGCGGCACTTTCATACAATATGAATGTCGAGAACAAATTCAAGTTCATCAATGACAGCATTAAGGTCATTGACCGCGCTTTGCTGGATTTTAAGAGTTCATAACCGATTTAATCTGCTTATAAAGCTGGCCATCGCTCAAGAAAGCGCCTTGCTGAATTAATGCAAAAAGAGACCCATTGCGATCGGCATCAAAGTTTTTGGTGCCGATTTTCATTTCTATATGGTCCGTGAACATATGGTCTCCGAGCCATTGCAGCCCTGGTTTGGTTAAGAAATCGATATCATTGTCTAGTGATTTCAGGACAATGGAATGGATTTGTGTGTCCCCGCAATGAAAAAGGAAAATATGGCTTTTGGAAAAATGCTCAAGATATTCGGCACGGGTTAAAACACCTTCCCATATCAAATCTGAAAAAACATCGAGTTCCTGTTCAGCAACCTGCGGATTTTCGGATTTGATCTTATCCCATTCGGTTTTGTCGATGGATTGTGTGGCAAGGAAATTTACGAATTCCGGGTGAAGTTCTTCGAATTGTTCTTTGGTGAGGCGGGAGTACTTCATTTTTTGGAGTGGCAAAGTTACAAAGTTGCAAAGTTACAAAGTTTTTTATTGTGACGACAAACTCCTAGCCCCGATGGAAGTGGAAATCCTTTTTGTTTTTTCTTTAAAAACAAAAAGATTGCAATGGACAGCGGGGATTAGCTCCATAAAAAAATCCCGAAATAAATCGGGATTTCTATTCTTAGGCACTAAGGCACTGCTGCGCTTTTTTACTTCTCAGCTACAATCTCATAAGGAAGGTCAACCACAACATCACGGTGCAGACGCACGGTAGCGTTGTATTTCCCTGTACGTTTCACTACACCGCTGGTGATGAATTTTCTGTCGATTTCATGACCCGCCTTAGCCAAAGCTTCAGCAAGGTCGATGTTTGTAATCGAACCGAAAAGCTTCTCTCCACCTGCTTTTGCAGATAATTTGATTTCAAGTGATTTCAGGGTTTCAGCTAAAGCTTTAGCGTCGTTAACGACTTTAGCTTCTTTGTGAGCCCTTTGTTTCAGGTTTTCAGCCAAAACTTTTTTAGCTGAAGGCGTTGCCATGTGGGCAAATCCCTGAGGAATTAAAAAGTTACGCCCGTAACCGGCTTTTACTGTTACGACATCATCTTTAAAACCTAAATTCTGAACGTCTTTTTTTAAGATCAATTCCATGTTGTTGTCCTTTGTTATAGAAGTTAGTCTCGTTGCAATGCAACAAGACAACAACTGTGTTTTTAATTATTTCAATAAATCGGCCACGTATGGCATTAAAGCTAAGTGACGTGCTCTTTTCACAGCTACAGACACTTTCCTTTGGAATTTCAATGAAGTTCCTGTCAAACGACGTGGAAGGATTTTCCCCTGCTCGTTTACGAATTTCAATAGGAAATCCGGATCTTTATAATCTACATATTTGATTCCGGATTTCTTGAAACGGCAATATTTCTTAGTCTTATTGGTTTCAATGTTCAAAGGCGTAAGATATCTGATATCCCCGTCTTTTTTCCCTTTTGCTGATTGCTCTATCGTAGACATAATTATGCTTTTGTTTTGTTTTTAGCTCTTCTTCTCTCAGCCCATGAAACGGCGTGCTTGTCAAGTGTTACAGTTAAGAAACGCATCACTCTTTCGTCACGTCTGAATTCGGTTTCGAAAGCGATCAGGTGCTCTCCGGCAACTTTGAATTCAAATAAATGGTAAAAACCACTTTTTTTGTTCTGGATTTCGTAAGCCATTTTTTTCAGGCCCCAATCCTCTTTTGATACCATCTCAGCTCCTTTTGCCGTAAGAAAATCTTCAAATTTGCTTACTGTTTCCTTTACCTGAACTTCAGATAAAACGGGATTTAAGATGAAAACAGTTTCATAATGATTCATAAAAAATTATTTTAAATTGGGTGCAAAAGTAATCAATTAATTTAATTGCACAAGCATATCTCCATTATTATCGACGAAAGGCAATTTTTGACTATAAATATTAGTTTGTTTAAAATATTTGATATACTTTTAAAATTCCCAAAATTTAAGAACAGAGATTTATGAAGTTGAATTGTGTAATTGTAGATGACAGCTCTATACAAAGGATGATTGTCGGAAAACTGGTCAGCAATCATATCAACCTGAATTTAGTCGGTGAATTTTCAAACGCTATCGAAGCGAAGAATTTTATGTCTTACACCGCAATAGACCTGCTTTTCCTTGATGTTGAAATGCCGATTGTCAGCGGCTTTGACCTGCTTGACGGATTGAAGGCAAAACCCCAGGTAATCTTTATTACCTCGAAACCCGAATATGCAGTAAAGGCTTTCGACTATGATGCTACCGATTATTTGCAAAAACCGATTACGAACCTGCGTTTCGAGTCGGCCATCAAGCGCGCCCTCAACCTGCACAATATGCAGAAGGAAACCAGCGATGAGGAAGGCGATCATATTTTCATTAAGAGTAAACTTAAAAAACTCAAAATATTCACTTCAAAAATCAAGTGGATAGAGGCGTATGGCGATTATGTGAAAGTGGTTACAGAGGACGAAAACCATTTGGTGCTTTCCACCATGAAATCTTTTGAGAATGACTTGCCCGCCGACCGTTTCGTGCGCGTACACAAATCCTATATCGTCAATATTGACAAGGTGGATAAATTCAACAGTAAATTTGCCGAAATCGGGCCGACGAAAATTCCTTTAAGCCGCAATAAGAAAGAGGATCTTAAAAAAGCGCTTGAAGTCACTCAGTAAAAATCAACATTCACGATTACCTTAATACTACGGTATTGTGCAATGGTTTCAAAACTGTTGAGCACTTTACGGATGGTCTTCTTCGTAGTTCCCAAAGCTTTCTCCTGCGGAATCTTCACCATAATGGTGCGGATGTACTCATTTCGGATGCGGCTGATGGAAGGTTCTTCCGGACCTAACACCGGAATATCCAGGTTTTGTTTCAATACTTCATAAAGCCAGGACGAACCCGATTTCAGTCTTTCATAATCCCGGTGCTTCAATGTCAATCGAATCAGCCTGAAATAGGGCGGATATTTGTATATGTGGCGTTCATAAAGCTGTTCCTTATACATGCCCTCATAATCATTCCGTGTCACCTGCTGTATGGTATTATGCATCGGATTAAACGTCTGGATGATCACTTTGCCGCGTTTTTGCGATCTTCCTGATCGTCCTGACACCTGCACCATCATCTGGAAGCTGCGTTCGAAAGCCCTGAAATCGGGATAATACAGCATATTATCGGCATTCATGATTCCTACTAACGACACATTATCGAAATCAAGGCCTTTGGCAAGCATCTGCGTTCCTACCAAAATATCAATCTCACGGTTCTTGAAACTATCGATCAGTTTTTCAAAACTGTATTTGCCACGTGTGGTGTCCTGATCCATACGGGCCGTTTTTGCCTGAGGGAAAATTTCTGATAATTCCTGCTCGATCTGCTCGGTACCGAAACCTTTTGTTGTCAAATCGATACTGCCGCATTGATGGCAATTGACGGGCATCGCAATATGGTGCCCGCAATAATGGCAGCGCAACTGGTTCTTGAATTTATGATACGTAAGGCTAACATCACATTGCGGGCATTGCGGCACATGGCCACACGTCAGGCATTCCACTACAGGCGAATAACCGCGTCGGTTCTGGAATAAAATCACCTGTTCGCCCAACGACAATGCTTCAGCAATATATCCCGTTAAAGTATCGCTGAAATGGCCGGTCATGGCTTTCCGGAAATATTTATCCTTAATATCGACAAGTTCGATATCGGGCATCATCACGTTTCCAAAACGTTCGGTGATTTCAGCGAGACCGTATTTGCCGGATTGTGCGTTATAGTATGTTTCCAGAGAAGGCGTGGCAGAACCCAGTAAAACCTTCGCCTGATGCTGCGATGCCAATACAATGGCTGCGTCACGGGCATGGTATCTTGGTGCGGGATCCTGCTGCTTGAAAGTCTGTTCGTGCTCTTCGTCGATGATAATCAGGCCCAGATCATTAAATGGTAAAAATAAAGCCGACCTTGCTCCTATTACAATTTGCGCTTTATCCGAACTTTCCAACACGCGGTTCCACGTTTCCACCCGTTCGTTGTTGCTGTATTTGGAATGGAAAACGGATACTTTATTACCGAAATGTTTTTGCAATCTTCCGACAAGCTGTGTCGTCAAAGCGATTTCAGGCAAAAGATACAATACCTGTTTTTTGTCCTTAATATATTGCTCAATCAGTCGCAGGTAAATTTCGGTTTTCCCCGAAGCCGTCACACCGTGCAGCAGGCAGACTTCCTTTGCTTCCAAAACCGATTGGATGTCTTTCAAAGCGGTTTGTTGTGCCGGACTGAGATTCAGGGTATTATTCCCCTCATCATCCCCGAAATCCACACGATCTTCACGGATGAAATAGTCTTCGAAAATGCCTTTTTCAACCAAGCCTTTGATTACAGCAGCTGAAGTGCCCGACATTTCGGAAAGGCGTTTCAAAGGAACCGGCTTTTTTTCTGCGGAAAGCTGAAAGTAACTCATGACAGCATCTTTTTGCTTTTTTGCCGATTTTAAAACCTCCAGCAATCCCTGTAAATCGGAAGCTTCACTGTAATCAGGATGCAGGCGGATGTATTTTACAAGCTTCGGAGTGTAGATCTCATGTACTTCCTCGCGGATGGAAATCACATTGTTTTCCATCATTTTCCGCAGTACTGGAAAAATATTTTTTTTATTAAGCAGTGACATGATCTCGGCAACTTTCAGGGAGGACTGATGCATCAATGCCTGGTAGACCAAAAACTCCTGATCACTAAGATTGTCTTTTTCGAAATACGAATCGCCTTTAAGTGAAATAAGGGTCTCACTTTCAAGCAGTAAAGCAGAGGGCATGGCACCGCGGTATACATCGCCTATGGCACACATATAATAAGATGAAATCCAGAACCAGTGCGCCAACTGAATTTCAGTAACTATCGGCTTTTCATCAAGGATTTGGCTGATGGGCCTTGCTTCATACAATGACGGTTCATTTTCATGGAGTTCAATAACCAGGCCCGTATAAATCTTATTCTTCCCGAATGGAACAGCCACGCGCATACCTTTTTGCAAAAAATCCCACTCGGCAGCGGTCACACTGTAAGTGAAAGTGCGGGAAAGGTTTAACGGGAGGATGACTTCGGCGAACATTTCTTTCTATGGAAACAATTAGGATTAATAGGATTGTAAGATATTAAGATTTTCTGCAACTGAACACTGCAACTGCCTACTTTACCCTGTGCCAGTATTGTGTCCTTCCGAACAGCGAAATGCCAATATAGCCGCGTACTTTAAGTTTGTCCTTGTTTTCCAGGTTGATATAGCATTTATACAATTTGCCGCTTTTGGGGTCGAGGATTTTCCCGCCATTGTATTCGTCGCCGTCTTTCTTCAAACCTTTCATGATGGTAAGTCCGAGAATGGGCTTGTCTTTGTCATCGCCTGAACAATTTGTACAGGTTTTGCTCCGGTCCTTTGGGTTCAGGATTTCGAGGACGCGTCCGTAAACCTTGCCCCCTTTTTCATAAATTTCGACGACACCGAGCGCTTTTCCGGTTTCGTCGTCGATGGTTTTCCATTTCCCGATGACCGATTGCGAAAAGAGCAACGGGCATAGGAGCAGTACAATTATGGTAAATATTTTCTTCATGGGTACAATTTAGCCCTGATGGAAGCGGCATCCTTTTCCTGCTTCTTTAGCAGGGAAAAGATATAGCGCACAGCAGGAAACAGCTCCTAATTTAACTTATTCTTCTTTTTAAGCCTGTTGATCGTTACGTTGAGTTCAAACCCAAGCAGCAGTATCATACAATTGATCCAAATATAAAACATTACGATGAGTAATGTCCCGATGGAGCCGTACAATTCGTTGTACTTTGAAAACTCAACGACCCAGATCCCGAAGAAATACGATGATACGATGACCAAAGCGGTTGTAAAAACAGAGCCGACGGAAATAAATGCGCGTTTTGAAGTTCGTTTTGTCCCGAATTTAAAAAGGATTGAAATCCCGATTAAAATCATGAGCACGACAAAAATGTAACGGCCGATGACAATGAGCGGAATGTTATCACTGATGAATTCCGGGATGTCCCTGCTTTGTATGAAAACCTCGAAGATTACGATGATGGCAACGGTCAGGATCAATACGCAGGTGAGCAAAAGCGACATGCCCAGTGCGACCAGATATTGCCGCAAGAAGGTACGCTTGGCTTCGATATGCTGTGATTTCTGGAAACCGACCAGCACCGCATTCAATCCGTTTGCCTGCAAAAATATCGACAATAAAAAACCCGACGACAGCAGTCCCTGGTAACTGTTGTGCATGATATCATTGATGATGGCAGCAATGGCGTCGTAGGTATTCGGCGGTACGCCTTCTTCCACAAACTTCAGGAAATCCTCCTGGAAACCCGAAATCGGGATGTATGGAATGAGGTTCAGGATGAACAGCAAAAACGGAAACAGTGCCATGAAGAAACTGAATGCGATGGCGCTGCAACGGTATGGAAGCGCGCCCTCCCCTATTCCTGTGATGTATAATTCGAGCAGGTCGTAAAGCGTAAACCCGTTGAGCCACGGCAGTTTGATGCGTTGCAACACGTGGACAAGATTCCTGACGATTGGAATTTTCTCGAGTCGGGATGATATTTGGGGTTCAGGGTTCAGGGTTCAGGGTTCAGGGTTGAAAATTAATAAACTTCCGGTCTTTTGACTTTCGGCTTTCTACTAAAAAGCTTTTAGGCTCAGATCCATATTATAAACGGAATGTGTCAAAGCGCCTGAGGAAATATAATCCACTCCGCATTCGGCATATTGCCGGATGGTATTTTCATTAATGTTCCCGGACGATTCAGTTTGGCATCGATCTCCGATGAGCTCGACTGCTTTTTTGGTATCTTCAAAATTGAAATTATCGATCAGGATGCGGTGCACACCGTCGTTTTGAAGTATTTCACGGATTTCGTCGAGTGTACGCGCTTCAACAATGATTTTTAAATCCAGGCCATTTTCTTTCAAATATTTTTTTGTCATGGTGATGGCGTTTGTAATCCCTCCAGCGAAATCGTTGTGGTTGTCCTTAAGCATCACCATATCGTATAGTGCAAAGCGATGGTTTTCGCCACCACCG
This genomic stretch from Flavobacterium pallidum harbors:
- a CDS encoding LexA family transcriptional regulator; its protein translation is MQEENIIDAGLIIQKLKKALKIKRDIHLSQILDIRPNTISTWKKRNTLDYPAVIAVCRDYDLDLNEILLEKKSRKSNDLENPGETKLVSREMQFQYCMAPEELLEKLPKYNFPFIKGDNTRAFQVLSNNMFPMIEENSFVVCEEASLQDIPDNSLTVIISRTKGLFINRIHRIADKKDVYLLTSENTFFNNVNMKAEDIDEVWLIKAALSYNMNVENKFKFINDSIKVIDRALLDFKSS
- the priA gene encoding replication restart helicase PriA, translating into MFAEVILPLNLSRTFTYSVTAAEWDFLQKGMRVAVPFGKNKIYTGLVIELHENEPSLYEARPISQILDEKPIVTEIQLAHWFWISSYYMCAIGDVYRGAMPSALLLESETLISLKGDSYFEKDNLSDQEFLVYQALMHQSSLKVAEIMSLLNKKNIFPVLRKMMENNVISIREEVHEIYTPKLVKYIRLHPDYSEASDLQGLLEVLKSAKKQKDAVMSYFQLSAEKKPVPLKRLSEMSGTSAAVIKGLVEKGIFEDYFIREDRVDFGDDEGNNTLNLSPAQQTALKDIQSVLEAKEVCLLHGVTASGKTEIYLRLIEQYIKDKKQVLYLLPEIALTTQLVGRLQKHFGNKVSVFHSKYSNNERVETWNRVLESSDKAQIVIGARSALFLPFNDLGLIIIDEEHEQTFKQQDPAPRYHARDAAIVLASQHQAKVLLGSATPSLETYYNAQSGKYGLAEITERFGNVMMPDIELVDIKDKYFRKAMTGHFSDTLTGYIAEALSLGEQVILFQNRRGYSPVVECLTCGHVPQCPQCDVSLTYHKFKNQLRCHYCGHHIAMPVNCHQCGSIDLTTKGFGTEQIEQELSEIFPQAKTARMDQDTTRGKYSFEKLIDSFKNREIDILVGTQMLAKGLDFDNVSLVGIMNADNMLYYPDFRAFERSFQMMVQVSGRSGRSQKRGKVIIQTFNPMHNTIQQVTRNDYEGMYKEQLYERHIYKYPPYFRLIRLTLKHRDYERLKSGSSWLYEVLKQNLDIPVLGPEEPSISRIRNEYIRTIMVKIPQEKALGTTKKTIRKVLNSFETIAQYRSIKVIVNVDFY
- a CDS encoding LytR/AlgR family response regulator transcription factor; the protein is MKLNCVIVDDSSIQRMIVGKLVSNHINLNLVGEFSNAIEAKNFMSYTAIDLLFLDVEMPIVSGFDLLDGLKAKPQVIFITSKPEYAVKAFDYDATDYLQKPITNLRFESAIKRALNLHNMQKETSDEEGDHIFIKSKLKKLKIFTSKIKWIEAYGDYVKVVTEDENHLVLSTMKSFENDLPADRFVRVHKSYIVNIDKVDKFNSKFAEIGPTKIPLSRNKKEDLKKALEVTQ
- the rpsR gene encoding 30S ribosomal protein S18: MMSTIEQSAKGKKDGDIRYLTPLNIETNKTKKYCRFKKSGIKYVDYKDPDFLLKFVNEQGKILPRRLTGTSLKFQRKVSVAVKRARHLALMPYVADLLK
- a CDS encoding YihY/virulence factor BrkB family protein, which encodes MQRIKLPWLNGFTLYDLLELYITGIGEGALPYRCSAIAFSFFMALFPFLLFILNLIPYIPISGFQEDFLKFVEEGVPPNTYDAIAAIINDIMHNSYQGLLSSGFLLSIFLQANGLNAVLVGFQKSQHIEAKRTFLRQYLVALGMSLLLTCVLILTVAIIVIFEVFIQSRDIPEFISDNIPLIVIGRYIFVVLMILIGISILFKFGTKRTSKRAFISVGSVFTTALVIVSSYFFGIWVVEFSKYNELYGSIGTLLIVMFYIWINCMILLLGFELNVTINRLKKKNKLN
- the rpsF gene encoding 30S ribosomal protein S6; this encodes MNHYETVFILNPVLSEVQVKETVSKFEDFLTAKGAEMVSKEDWGLKKMAYEIQNKKSGFYHLFEFKVAGEHLIAFETEFRRDERVMRFLTVTLDKHAVSWAERRRAKNKTKA
- a CDS encoding DUF6495 family protein is translated as MKYSRLTKEQFEELHPEFVNFLATQSIDKTEWDKIKSENPQVAEQELDVFSDLIWEGVLTRAEYLEHFSKSHIFLFHCGDTQIHSIVLKSLDNDIDFLTKPGLQWLGDHMFTDHIEMKIGTKNFDADRNGSLFALIQQGAFLSDGQLYKQIKSVMNS
- the rplI gene encoding 50S ribosomal protein L9 → MELILKKDVQNLGFKDDVVTVKAGYGRNFLIPQGFAHMATPSAKKVLAENLKQRAHKEAKVVNDAKALAETLKSLEIKLSAKAGGEKLFGSITNIDLAEALAKAGHEIDRKFITSGVVKRTGKYNATVRLHRDVVVDLPYEIVAEK
- a CDS encoding DUF2147 domain-containing protein, which gives rise to MKKIFTIIVLLLCPLLFSQSVIGKWKTIDDETGKALGVVEIYEKGGKVYGRVLEILNPKDRSKTCTNCSGDDKDKPILGLTIMKGLKKDGDEYNGGKILDPKSGKLYKCYINLENKDKLKVRGYIGISLFGRTQYWHRVK